A window from Toxoplasma gondii ME49 chromosome IX, whole genome shotgun sequence encodes these proteins:
- a CDS encoding glycerol-3-phosphate dehydrogenase (gpdh), putative (encoded by transcript TGME49_307570) translates to MEVNHFILSACERWETSAFDPCADTRISLAVSGEEDQHCSERREHHWASGHQFLTLRHSYAPPLWNLFAVARHSPSPIATVECDNFILSKKCSLPTPSVNSSEDKPAGCRTSPEKAGHGTKSDSSFSCAAYSAPVLSFSPPLPFWLCAAKISGFPSRRTEADTLQPTLDPVQQCRSEGSTTKSRGSSLSPVPGSWCSGSAALGNSLTRSFSATRQNPFRGPLRQSSVSPACAAPLKLGTPRLSAVTSRARRNSVDPTRPSTTSLRALSPHTSVGSDSLPTRLVQTFPSVLALVHKHLTWSAFLCFLADGKVSGATTASVFRPAKPQVLYRFRGFDRGRSLSTSTLSAAAPRSLALFFLLFFLTGLPSQLRPSTQRTLVSASSFLHQPIVPAVASAVQASAFVSPRAVTSPVTRSSAWSGRRNTRAFSSSSVRYFHTKRKRTNDHTGGAMESFLRPIQPKRSLFQVLQKGPLRVAVIGSGNWGSVIGKICAQNAERSYVFHDQVRMWVFEEMIEGQKLTDIINQKHENVKYLPGHKLPDNLVAVPDVVEACRGADLLVFVMPHQFVAKVCDQLAKANVVPSHARAISLLKGLYVEGGRPQLFSDTIRSKLNIVECAALSGANVANDVAREEFAEATIGHSPDETDTALIWQQLFDKPYFKVNTLPDVAGVQLCGAVKNVVALAAGFCDGLGLGTNTKSAIIRLGVEEMKQFGMIFFDNVIAETFFDSAGYADVITTVFGGRNARCAAEFVRQKGSKTWDQIEAEMLNGQKLQGTLTAREVFEVISSHEVDHLFPLFTVTYDIAFKGRDPADLVRVFETREVRPHKTAEECNILVLPPLMANARRRIGRLQSIVDHERFKEQEKKIVKEYEKRYTEIEVAAETAKTADDFTPVAPAAEECRARK, encoded by the exons ATGGAAGTAAATCATTTTATTTTGTCGGCCTGTGAGCGATGGGAAACTTCGGCATTTGATCCTTGTGCTGACACACGTATTTCTTTAGCGGTTTCGGGTGAGGAAGACCAGCactgcagcgagagacggGAACATCACTGGGCGTCAGGTCACCAGTTCCTAACTCTGAGGCACTCATACGCTCCACCTCTCTGGAATCTGTTCGCGGTCGCACGGCACAGTCCGTCGCCAATAGCCACGGTGGAATGTGACAACTTTATCCTTTCAAAAAAGTGTTCTCTCCCAACCCCTTCAGTCAACTCTTCAGAAGATAAGCCCGCTGGGTGCCGGACGTCGCCGGAAAAAGCTGGCCATGGTACGAAGAGCGactcgtctttttcctgtgCCGCCTATTCTGCACCAGTTTTGTCTTTCTCACCGCCCTTGCCCTTCTGGCTGTGTGCGGCTAAGATTTCGGGCTTTCCTTCCAGGAGGACAGAAGCGGACACCCTCCAGCCAACTCTAGATCCAGTCCAGCAGTGCCGCAGTGAAGGTTCAACAACGAAGTCGCGAGGTTCCAGCCTGTCACCTGTTCCCGGTTCGTGGTGCAGTGGTTCTGCTGCCCTGGGAAATAGCCTCACACGTTCCTTCTCAGCCACACGGCAAAACCCTTTCCGTGGTCCCCTCCGTCAGTCGTCCGTATCTCCGGCGTGCGCGGCTCCGCTGAAACTCGGTACACCACGCTTGTCTGCTGTCACATCTCGTGCGCGACGAAACAGCGTCGATCCAACAAGGCCCTCGACCACCAGTTTGCGTGCCTTGTCACCGCACACATCGGTGGGCAGCGACTCGTTGCCTACACGACTCGTCCAGACCTTTCCGTCGGTCCTTGCTCTGGTGCACAAGCATTTGACGTGGAGTgcgtttctttgctttttggCAGACGGCAAGGTATCTGGTGCGACAACAGCGTCTGTGTTTCGTCCAGCGAAACCGCAGGTCCTGTATCGCTTTCGCGGTTTCGATCGTGGTCGCAGTCTGTCAACTTCCACGCTGTCTGCCGCTGCCCCGCGTTCGCTCGCTCTATTTTTCCTCCTGTTTTTCCTAACTGGACTGCCTTCTCAACTGCGTCCGTCCACACAGAGAACgcttgtctctgcctcgtctttccttcaCCAACCCATCGTTCCCGCAGTGGCGAGTGCAGTTCAAGCGAGCGCTTTCGTCTCCCCGCGGGCTGTGACTTCGCCCGTCACCCGCAGCAGTGCGTGGAGCGGCCGACGAAACACACGAgcattttcttcttcctctgtgcgATACTTTCACACGAAACGGAAACGCACCAACGACCACACGGGAGGAGCCATGGAATCCTTTCTTCGACCCATTCAGCCCAAGAGGTCTCTGTTTCAGGTCCTGCAAAAGGGACCTTTGAGG GTCGCCGTAATTGGCAGTGGAAACTGGGGCAGCGTGATCGGAAAGATCTGCGCGCAAAATGCAGAGCGGTCGTACGTCTTTCACGATCAG GTCCGTATGTGGGTCTTCGAGGAGATGATTGAAGGACAGAAACTCACGGATATCATCAACCAGAAGCACGAGAATGTAAAGTATCTCCCGGGCCACAAATTGCCCGACAACCTGGTTGCAGTGCCAGACGTTGTCGAAGCCTGTCGCGGTGCCGATCTTCTCGTGTTCGTCATGCCCCATCAGTTTGTGGCG AAAGTATGCGATCAGCTTGCGAAGGCCAACGTTGTGCCATCCCACGCACGCGCGATATCGCTGCTGAAAGGGCTTTACGTGGAAGGCGGAAGACCTCAACTGTTTTCAGATACCATTCGGTCGAAGCTCAATATCGTCGAGTGTGCAGCTCTTTCTG GCGCAAATGTCGCAAACGACGTTGCTCGAGAAGAGTTCGCCGAGGCAACGATCGGCCATTCCCCGGATGAGACAGATACGGCGCTGATTTGGCAGCAGCTGTTCGACAAGCCATATTTCAAGGTCAACACCCTCCCAGATGTTGCGGGTGTTCAG CTGTGCGGAGCAGTCAAAAACGTCGTCGCGCTGGCTGCCGGTTTCTGTGACGGTTTGGGACTGGGAACTAACACAAAAAGCGCTATTATTCGCCTCGGTGTAGAGGAGATGAAACAATTCGGAATGATATTCTTCGACAATGTCATCGCC GAAACCTTTTTCGATAGCGCTGGTTACGCTGACGTGATCACGACAGTATTCGGTGGTCGCAATGCGCGCTGTGCGGCGGAATTCGTTCGACAGAAAGGGAGCAAGACTTGGGACCAAATCGAAGCTGAGATGCTGAATGGCCAAAAGCTTCAG GGCACCCTTACTGCAAGAGAAGTATTTGAGGTCATATCGTCCCATGAAGTCGACcacctgtttcctctcttcactgTCACGTACGACATCGCATTCAAGGGAAGAGATCCAGCAGATCTCGTTCGTGTATTCGAGACAAGAGAGGTCCGCCCCCACAAGACGGCTGAAGAATGCAACATTCTTGTGCTGCCTCCTCTCATGGCAAATGCCAGAAGAAGG
- a CDS encoding hypothetical protein (encoded by transcript TGME49_307575), with amino-acid sequence MGRSRQRTAVFRLAFSLDGQGGRNRGRGRRIISPAAPVPGDVQNLHDPPHLQRDGVVSIPPAFVRARDESLAAYGGVEMRSFHHLAFLRKRIIYIGRNLSIFTYRRSLVGCIFPPSFATRQSSVSRTTTVDTVLAH; translated from the exons ATGGGCCGCAGCAGGCAACGTACCGCTGTCTTCCggctcgcgttctctctggaCGGCCAGGGGGGGAGGAACCGAG GACGCGGTAGACGCATCATTTCTCCCGCAGCACCCGTCCCCGGAGACGTCCAAAACCTGCACGACCCGCCGCATCTTCAGCGCGACGGGGTGGTCTCTATACCGCCTGCCTTTGTTCGTGCGCGTGATGAGTCCCTCGCCGCCTACGGTGGAGTCGAAATGCGGTCATTTCATCATCTCGCGTTCCTTCGAAAACGTATCATTTATATAGGAAGGAATCTCTCCATCTTCACGTACCGGCGTTCCCTGGTCGGGTGCATCTTCCCTCCCTCGTTCGCGACTCGTCAGTCCAGCGTCTCTCGGACCACCACGGTTGACACAGTTCTTGCTCATTAG